The following are encoded in a window of Phycisphaerae bacterium genomic DNA:
- a CDS encoding aminopeptidase, which yields MRDPRIDKLAHVLVDYSVAVRRDDVVRISSPVTAIPLVRAVYREVLKAGGHPLLRLIDDECTDIFYQSALPAQLRHISPLAVREVDTIDCSIGIWADENTKSLTRVDPKRQATVSQARKPIVKRFLYRASLKGQDKLRWTGTQFPCQAAAQDAERSLAEYEDFVYNAGRLHAHDPAALWRKFSVRQKRVADHLEGCREMRFRAPQGTDLTVGIRGRRWISCDGHENFPDGEVFTGPIEDATEGVVFFSFPAVHGGREAHDIRLKFKAGKVVDASATKGEDFLIQMLDQDKGARVLGEIALGTNYAIQEYTKNTLFDEKIGGTFHAAVGTAYPETGAKNDSGLHWDMVCDLRQGGTIEADGKVISRNGRFLRADWPQPGR from the coding sequence ATGAGAGACCCAAGAATCGACAAACTCGCCCACGTTCTGGTCGATTACTCGGTGGCCGTCCGGCGCGACGACGTGGTTCGGATCTCGAGCCCGGTGACCGCGATACCCCTGGTTCGAGCCGTCTACCGCGAGGTGCTCAAGGCGGGCGGGCATCCGTTGCTGCGCCTCATCGACGACGAGTGTACCGACATCTTCTATCAGTCGGCTTTGCCGGCCCAGCTCCGCCACATCAGCCCGCTGGCGGTCCGCGAGGTTGACACCATCGACTGCTCGATCGGGATATGGGCAGACGAGAACACCAAATCGCTGACGCGGGTCGATCCGAAAAGACAGGCGACCGTCAGCCAGGCCCGCAAGCCGATCGTGAAGCGGTTTCTGTACCGGGCGTCTCTGAAGGGCCAAGACAAGCTCCGCTGGACCGGGACGCAGTTCCCGTGCCAGGCTGCCGCCCAGGACGCCGAGCGGTCGCTGGCCGAGTACGAGGACTTTGTCTACAACGCCGGGCGGCTCCATGCTCACGATCCGGCCGCCTTGTGGCGGAAGTTCAGCGTCCGCCAGAAGAGGGTTGCCGACCACCTGGAGGGCTGCCGGGAGATGCGGTTCCGCGCGCCGCAGGGCACCGACCTGACCGTGGGCATCCGCGGGCGGCGGTGGATCAGTTGCGACGGCCACGAGAACTTCCCCGACGGCGAGGTCTTCACCGGCCCGATCGAGGACGCCACCGAGGGGGTCGTGTTCTTCAGCTTTCCCGCGGTTCACGGTGGTCGGGAGGCCCACGACATCCGTTTGAAGTTCAAGGCCGGAAAGGTCGTGGACGCGTCCGCCACCAAGGGCGAGGACTTCCTCATCCAGATGCTCGACCAGGACAAGGGCGCGAGGGTCCTCGGCGAGATTGCCCTCGGCACCAACTACGCCATCCAGGAGTACACCAAGAACACGTTGTTCGACGAGAAGATCGGGGGCACCTTCCATGCGGCGGTCGGTACGGCCTATCCCGAGACCGGTGCCAAGAACGACAGCGGGCTGCACTGGGACATGGTGTGCGACCTCCGCCAGGGCGGCACGATCGAGGCCGACGGCAAGGTGATCAGCCGCAACGGGCGGTTCCTCAGGGCAGACTGGCCACAGCCGGGGCGGTGA